In Triticum urartu cultivar G1812 chromosome 6, Tu2.1, whole genome shotgun sequence, the following proteins share a genomic window:
- the LOC125516319 gene encoding uncharacterized protein LOC125516319: MAGFPLVGPPEAATAAGAAVPTGDAFVDLLDASFNKATETGGAGKALTENSSPTFVSSGDPCLDFFFHVVPGTPAASVASLLAAAWAADPVTALRLVANLRGVRGSGKSDREGFYAAALWLHARHPATLARNAASVAAFGYLKDLPELLHRIVHGGKSTRTPGKKARLEAEGGGFVGRGRGRGRWSGGSSGRKPRSEDRAPPVGSSEERTAASLERDRELAAAAAVSRRAKRAEAAARALEMHSRDSTYRFLHDRTADLFAELLAEDMRKLSVGNVKDFSLAAKWCPSLDSSYDRSTLLCEAIARRLFPRGSSSELGDDLPDAHYAYRAREHLRRAAIVPLRAALKLPEVFISARAWESVVYTRVASVAMKNYKDLFLKHDAERFNAYLADVKSGKKRIAAGALLPHQIIESLGEDGDDGGLADLQWQRMVDDMRALGKLNSCVAVCDVSGSMSGLPMDVCIALGLLVSELTDDPWRGRVITFSEQPNIHMIKGDTLSEKTEFVRNMDWGMNTDFQAVFDKILEVAVGAGLPAEKMVQRVFVFSDMEFDQASANPWETDYEAIVRKFSEAGYGAAVPEIVFWNLRDSKAVPVMSGQKGVALVSGFSKNLLKLFLDGGGTFTPRVVMEKAIAGPEYDQLAVFD; the protein is encoded by the coding sequence ATGGCCGGCTTTCCCCTGGTCGGCCCGCCGGAGGCTGCCACCGCAGCGGGCGCGGCGGTACCAACGGGCGACGCGTTCGTGGACCTGCTGGACGCCAGCTTCAACAAGGCGACGGAGACGGGCGGGGCGGGGAAGGCGCTGACGGAGAACTCCTCGCCGACGTTCGTGTCCTCGGGGGACCCCTGCCTCGACTTCTTCTTCCACGTGGTGCCCGGCACGCCGGCCGCCTCCGTCGCCTCGCTGCTCGCCGCCGCCTGGGCCGCCGACCCGGTCACCGCGCTCCGCCTCGTCGCCAACCTCCGCGGCGTGCGGGGGTCCGGCAAGTCCGACCGCGAGGGCTTCTACGCCGCCGCGCTCTGGCTCCACGCCCGCCACCCGGCCACGCTCGCGCGCAACGCCGCCTCCGTCGCCGCCTTCGGCTACCTCAAGGACCTGCCCGAGCTGCTCCACCGCATCGTGCACGGCGGCAAGTCCACCAGGACCCCCGGCAAGAAGGCCCGCCTCGAGGCCGAGGGCGGCGGCTTCGTTGGCCGCGGGCGGGGCAGAGGCCGCTGGAGCGGCGGCTCTAGCGGCCGCAAGCCGCGTAGCGAGGACCGCGCCCCGCCCGTCGGATCTTCGGAGGAGCGCACCGCGGCCAGCCTGGAGCGTGACCGGGAGCTGGCGGCCGCGGCCGCGGTGTCCCGCCGGGCCAAGAGGGCAGAGGCCGCGGCGAGGGCGTTGGAGATGCACAGCCGCGACTCCACGTACCGGTTCCTGCACGATCGCACGGCCGACCTGTTCGCCGAGCTCCTTGCGGAGGACATGCGCAAGCTGTCTGTCGGCAATGTCAAGGATTTCTCGCTCGCGGCCAAGTGGTGCCCGTCGCTGGACTCGTCCTACGACCGCTCCACCCTCCTCTGCGAGGCCATCGCGCGGCGGCTCTTCCCCAGGGGCTCGTCGTCGGAGCTCGGCGACGACCTCCCGGACGCGCACTACGCGTACCGCGCGCGCGAGCACCTCCGCAGAGCGGCCATCGTGCCGCTCCGCGCCGCGCTTAAGCTCCCCGAGGTGTTCATCTCGGCGCGCGCCTGGGAGTCCGTGGTGTACACGCGCGTGGCCTCCGTGGCCATGAAGAACTACAAGGACCTCTTCCTCAAGCACGACGCCGAGCGCTTCAACGCATACCTCGCCGATGTCAAGTCCGGCAAGAAGCGGATCGCCGCGGGCGCGCTGCTCCCGCACCAGATCATCGAGTCCCTCGGCGAGGATGGGGACGACGGCGGACTGGCCGACCTGCAGTGGCAGCGCATGGTCGACGACATGCGCGCCCTCGGCAAGCTCAACAGCTGCGTGGCCGTGTGCGACGTGTCCGGAAGCATGTCCGGCCTGCCCATGGACGTCTGCATCGCGCTTGGCCTCCTCGTGTCCGAGCTCACCGACGACCCGTGGCGCGGCCGCGTGATCACCTTCAGCGAGCAGCCGAACATCCACATGATCAAGGGCGACACCCTCTCCGAAAAGACTGAATTCGTCCGGAACATGGATTGGGGTATGAACACCGACTTCCAGGCAGTGTTCGACAAGATCCTGGAGGTGGCTGTGGGCGCCGGCCTGCCGGCGGAGAAGATGGTGCAGCGAGTGTTCGTGTTCAGCGACATGGAGTTCGACCAGGCGTCGGCGAACCCGTGGGAGACAGACTACGAGGCGATCGTGAGGAAGTTCTCGGAAGCTGGCTACGGCGCCGCCGTGCCGGAGATAGTGTTCTGGAACCTGAGGGACTCCAAGGCCGTGCCGGTGATGTCCGGACAGAAGGGGGTGGCGCTCGTCAGCGGGTTCTCCAAGAATTTGCTCAAGCTGTTCCTCGATGGCGGCGGCACGTTCACCCCGAGGGTCGTCATGGAGAAGGCTATCGCCGGCCCGGAGTATGATCAGTTGGCCGTGTTCGATTGA
- the LOC125516318 gene encoding bidirectional sugar transporter SWEET2a-like — protein MASLGLPGPSSYHDLCCYGAGIAGNIFAFVLFISPLPTFRRIVRNGSTEQFSATPYIYSLLNCLVCMWYALPFVSYGVVLVATVNTIGAAFQLAYTAVFIAYADAKKRLKVSVLLAGVFCVFGLIVYVSMALFDHKPRRTFVGYLSVASLIFMFASPLSIINLVIRTKSVEYMPFYLSLSMSLMSMSFFAYGALLDDFFIYVPNGIGTILGVIQLLLYAYYSRKGSRDEARRPLLVTHT, from the exons ATGGCTTCCCTGGGCTTGCCCGGACCCTCCTCCTACCACGACCTCTGCTGCTACGGCGCAGGAATCGCAG GGAACATCTTTGCCTTCGTGCTCTTCATCTCCCCGCT GCCGACATTCAGGAGGATCGTCCGGAATGGGTCGACGGAGCAGTTCTCGGCCACGCCCTACATCTACTCACTCCTCAACTGCCTCGTCTGCATGTGGTACGCCCTCCCCTTCGTCTCCTACGGCGTCGTCCTGGTCGCCACCGTCAACACCATCGGCGCCGCCTTCCAGCTTGCATACACCGCCGTCTTCATCGCCTACGCCGACGCCAAGAAAAGA CTCAAGGTGTCCGTGCTGCTGGCAGGGGTGTTCTGCGTGTTCGGGCTGATTGTGTATGTCAGTATGGCGCTGTTTGATCACAAGCCTCGGCGAACATTCGTCGGCTATCTCAGCGTGGCGTCCCTCATATTCATGTTCGCATCCCCTCTGTCCATCATT AATTTGGTGATCAGGACCAAGAGCGTGGAGTACATGCCATTTTATTTGTCGCTATCGATGTCCCTGATGAGCATGTCGTTTTTTGCATACGGGGCGCTTCTGGATGACTTCTTCATATAC GTTCCCAATGGCATCGGCACAATCCTAGGTGTCATACAGTTGCTGTTATATGCCTACTACAGTAGAAAAGGATCGAGAGACGAAGCCAGACGGCCATTACTAGTCACACATACATGA